CGCATCCATTTGATGAAGATGCTCTGGACTATTTCCATGAAAAGTCATCACTCCGACAAGAAGCCATGGATCTTTATACAAAAAAATATGGTCCGCTTACCATAGAAGCTGCACATGACAGGGCCTCCCGCAAGTGGGATTGGGTCAACCAGCCATGGCCATGGGAAGTAAAGAAGGGAGGATGCCGTTAGTATGTGGAATTATGAAAAAAGATTACAGTATCCTGTAAATATAACGCGGCCAAATGCAAAAATTGCACAGATTATTATGAGTCAATACGGTGGTCCCGATGGTGAGATGGGTGCCTCCATGCGCTATCTCTCACAGCGTTTTGCGGCACCAAATCGTATCTGCATGGGCGTTCTTAATGATGTGGGTACAGAAGAGCTTGCTCACCTTGAAATGGTTTCCACCATCGTTCATCAGCTGACCTGTGATCTGTCACCGGAGGAAATTGAAAAATCGGGTTTCCTTAATTACTATACGGATCATACCGTAGGAATATGGCCGCAGGCTGCCGGAGGTATTCCATTTAATGCCTGTGAATTCCAGTCATCGGGTGACGCACTTGCAGACTTATTTGAAGATCTTGCCGCTGAACAGAAGGCTAAAAAGACCTATGATAACATCTTACGTGTTGTAAAAGATCCTGAAGTTGCTGATCCGCTGCGCTTCTTGCGTGCCCGTGAACTCGTACACTTCCAGCGTTTCGGTGAAGCTTTGCGTTCTGTTCAGGAACAGTTGGATGCCAAGAACTTCTATGCGTATAACCCCAGCTATGATGCCCCTACCTCCTGCCCACCCAATAGCAGATAAGGCGGTATGAAAATATGAGAAATGAATTAGCCACGGCATTGCAATTCATCTTGGACTCTGAGCCGCAGGCTCAGGCAGTTGTTCATGGAAGAACAGGATTTGAGGAGATACAGGGAAATGTGTATTTCTATCCCTTCTGGGACGGAACTCTGGTGGCAGCAGAGATATCCGGTCTTCCGAAAGGACAGAATGTATGCCATGGACACTTTTTCGGATTTCATGTACACGACGGAAAAGGATGCACTGGAAATGCTTCGGACCCATTT
The window above is part of the Novisyntrophococcus fermenticellae genome. Proteins encoded here:
- a CDS encoding spore coat protein CotJB, with the translated sequence MINDRISREELLSMIDQFSFAIVDISLYLDTHPFDEDALDYFHEKSSLRQEAMDLYTKKYGPLTIEAAHDRASRKWDWVNQPWPWEVKKGGCR
- a CDS encoding manganese catalase family protein translates to MWNYEKRLQYPVNITRPNAKIAQIIMSQYGGPDGEMGASMRYLSQRFAAPNRICMGVLNDVGTEELAHLEMVSTIVHQLTCDLSPEEIEKSGFLNYYTDHTVGIWPQAAGGIPFNACEFQSSGDALADLFEDLAAEQKAKKTYDNILRVVKDPEVADPLRFLRARELVHFQRFGEALRSVQEQLDAKNFYAYNPSYDAPTSCPPNSR
- a CDS encoding superoxide dismutase family protein, with the translated sequence MRNELATALQFILDSEPQAQAVVHGRTGFEEIQGNVYFYPFWDGTLVAAEISGLPKGQNVCHGHFFGFHVHDGKGCTGNASDPFADVHEHFNIYNCTHPNHTGDLPPLLADNGYALSIVYTDRFVPEEVIDRTIVIHQNPDDFTTPPSGHAGLKMACGEIKAAF